A single window of Rhodococcus jostii RHA1 DNA harbors:
- a CDS encoding gamma carbonic anhydrase family protein, translating into MAIYALGDREPDIHPDAYVHPDAVVIGNVTLAAGTSVWPQAVLRADYGTITVGADTNIQDGTVIHCTMIDPTVIGTGCVVGHAAHIEGSTIGDHCLIASGSVVLNGSVIGAGSVVGAGAVVPFKFEVPPRSMALGVPAKIRQGYEVPEGHLEMNVKMYAANAAYYRDSLRRLD; encoded by the coding sequence ATGGCTATCTACGCGCTCGGGGACCGCGAACCCGACATCCATCCGGACGCCTACGTCCATCCCGACGCCGTGGTGATCGGGAACGTGACCCTGGCGGCAGGCACCTCGGTGTGGCCGCAGGCCGTGCTCCGCGCCGACTACGGCACCATCACCGTCGGCGCCGACACGAACATCCAGGACGGCACCGTGATCCATTGCACGATGATCGATCCCACCGTCATCGGCACGGGGTGCGTCGTCGGTCACGCGGCGCACATCGAGGGATCCACGATCGGCGACCACTGCCTGATCGCCTCCGGTTCGGTCGTTCTCAACGGTTCGGTCATCGGCGCCGGTTCGGTCGTCGGTGCCGGCGCCGTCGTTCCGTTCAAATTCGAGGTTCCGCCGCGGAGCATGGCGCTCGGCGTCCCCGCGAAGATCCGGCAGGGCTACGAGGTTCCCGAGGGGCACCTCGAGATGAACGTAAAGATGTACGCCGCGAACGCGGCCTACTACCGCGACTCGCTGCGCAGGCTCGACTGA
- a CDS encoding uracil-DNA glycosylase produces MAAPLADLVEAGWADALEPVSGRIAEMGEFLRAEIADGREYLPAGENVLRAFTHPFSEVKVLIVGQDPYPTPGHAVGLSFSVAPDVRPVPRSLGNIFTEYSKDLGHETPTTGDLTPWSRQGVLLLNRVLTVQPGLPASHRKKGWEAVTEQAIRALVARPEPLVAILWGRDASTLKPMLGDVPTIESAHPSPLSASRGFFGSRPFSRANELLDGLGAEPVNWQLP; encoded by the coding sequence ATGGCGGCGCCGCTGGCGGACCTCGTCGAGGCCGGATGGGCAGACGCACTCGAACCGGTGTCCGGACGGATCGCGGAGATGGGCGAGTTCCTGCGCGCGGAAATCGCCGACGGGCGTGAGTACCTTCCCGCCGGAGAGAACGTCCTGAGGGCGTTCACCCACCCGTTCTCCGAGGTCAAGGTCCTGATCGTGGGTCAGGACCCGTACCCCACACCCGGTCACGCGGTCGGTCTCAGCTTCTCGGTGGCTCCGGACGTGCGCCCCGTCCCGCGCAGCCTCGGCAACATCTTCACCGAATACAGCAAGGACCTCGGCCACGAGACGCCCACCACCGGGGACCTCACCCCGTGGTCGCGTCAGGGAGTGCTTCTGCTGAACAGGGTTCTCACCGTGCAGCCCGGACTCCCGGCCTCACACCGGAAGAAGGGCTGGGAGGCGGTGACCGAGCAGGCCATTCGCGCTCTCGTGGCGCGCCCCGAACCCCTCGTCGCAATTCTGTGGGGCCGGGACGCATCCACGTTGAAACCGATGCTCGGCGACGTGCCGACGATCGAGTCGGCGCATCCCTCACCGCTGTCCGCGTCGCGCGGATTCTTCGGTTCGCGGCCGTTCAGCCGCGCGAACGAACTCCTCGACGGCCTGGGCGCCGAACCGGTGAACTGGCAGCTGCCGTAA
- a CDS encoding enoyl-CoA hydratase/isomerase family protein produces MTSLDGLSKVQLEDGVLRITIATAENGTSLDGEGMVQGARALEAVGDRIGSVLLVGEGPNFCAGGNVHAFASAPVRSEYVAEVARVFHEFVRALDAVTVPVIAGVHGWAAGAGMSLVCLTDVAIGGPGTKLRPAYPSIGFTPDGGMSWTLPRIVGDARAREILITDAVLSGDEAVRLGILSRLVGDDVVQDEALRLARTLAAGPTPSYSGIKTLVRASRYRTLAEQLDAEAASIATAADSPVGREGVDAFVEKRRADFSSVQ; encoded by the coding sequence GTGACTTCTCTCGATGGACTCAGCAAAGTACAGCTCGAAGACGGCGTCCTGCGCATCACGATCGCGACGGCGGAGAACGGCACCTCGCTGGACGGCGAGGGCATGGTGCAGGGTGCCCGGGCACTCGAAGCAGTCGGTGACCGAATCGGCAGCGTCCTTCTCGTCGGGGAGGGCCCGAACTTCTGCGCGGGCGGCAACGTCCACGCCTTCGCGTCCGCACCGGTGCGAAGCGAATACGTCGCCGAGGTGGCGCGCGTGTTCCACGAATTCGTTCGTGCGCTCGACGCCGTGACCGTTCCGGTGATCGCCGGTGTTCACGGGTGGGCAGCGGGCGCCGGCATGAGCCTCGTGTGCCTGACGGATGTCGCCATCGGCGGCCCGGGCACCAAGCTGCGCCCGGCCTACCCTTCCATCGGCTTCACCCCGGACGGCGGCATGTCGTGGACCCTCCCGCGCATCGTCGGCGACGCCCGGGCGCGCGAGATTCTGATCACCGATGCCGTTCTCAGCGGTGACGAGGCCGTCCGCCTGGGCATCCTCAGCCGCCTCGTCGGCGACGACGTCGTCCAGGACGAGGCGCTTCGGCTGGCCCGCACCCTCGCGGCCGGCCCGACGCCGTCCTACTCGGGGATCAAGACGCTCGTGCGCGCCTCCCGATATCGCACGCTCGCCGAGCAACTCGACGCGGAGGCCGCGTCGATCGCCACCGCGGCCGACAGCCCGGTGGGACGCGAGGGCGTCGACGCCTTCGTCGAGAAACGGCGTGCCGACTTCTCGTCTGTGCAGTGA
- the rpmB gene encoding 50S ribosomal protein L28, giving the protein MAAVCDVCAKGPGFGKSVSHSHRRTNRRWNPNIQTVRAEVAPGNTRKVNVCTSCLKAGKVARG; this is encoded by the coding sequence ATGGCTGCCGTCTGCGACGTATGCGCCAAGGGGCCCGGCTTCGGTAAGTCGGTCTCGCACTCGCACCGGCGTACCAACCGTCGCTGGAACCCGAACATTCAGACTGTTCGTGCCGAGGTTGCCCCCGGAAACACCCGGAAGGTCAACGTCTGCACCTCCTGCCTGAAGGCTGGAAAGGTTGCTCGGGGCTGA